One window from the genome of Nicotiana tomentosiformis chromosome 5, ASM39032v3, whole genome shotgun sequence encodes:
- the LOC138891901 gene encoding uncharacterized protein — MSVMQYEMRFSELDHHAIWSVPTNRKRIRRFIDGLTYELKLLMAIKRVSGDTFDEVVDIVHYIEMVRSHERVEREANRPRGQGGFSGAPFGGHCGASSGHDSLSYQQGRSSLGALPTQISSRAPLGQGSSMLRPFASYPVARGSLQSPASAPGSCYECEEFGHMRRVCPRIVGGPSPQRSQFMSSALAPPPPAQPARGGAQLARGRSRGGGRSGSGQDHFFALHARLNAIASDAVITDTSAIDSVPVVHDFSDVYPADLPGMLPDRDIDFGIDLPGGSCPASEDCGTEIKGGEALGKVLQVWSDECEESFQKLKAALATTPVLVLPSASGSYTVYCDASLIGIRCVLMQEERVIAYALRQLKTHEKNYHVHDLELAAIVHALNIWRHYLYGVYCEIYIDHRSLQHLFK, encoded by the exons atgtctgtgatgcagtatgagatgcgattctcggagttggaccatcatgctatctggtcgGTTCCCACAAATAGGAAGAGGATCAgaaggtttatagatggcctcacttatgaACTGAAATTGCTTATGGCCATAAAGAGAGTGTCTGGTGATACTTTCGATGAAGTTGTCGACATTGTTCATtatattgagatggttcgcagtcatgagagggttgagagagaggccaataggcctcgtggacagggaggatttagcggtgctccttttgggg gtcactgtggtgcatcatctggccatgatTCTCTTAGTTATCAGCAGGGCCGTTCATCTCTCGGTGCCCTCCCAACGCAGatttcgtcccgtgctccattaGGTCAGGGTTCATCTATGCTACGTCCTTTTGCCAGTTATCCCgttgctcggggctcccttcaatCCCCAGCATCAGCACCggggagttgttatgagtgtgaggagtttggtcacatgaggagagtGTGTCCCCGTATAGTGGGAGGTCCATCTCCGCAGAGGAGCCAGTTTATGTCATCAGCACTAGCccctccaccacccgctcagccagctcggggtggagcccagttagctaggggtcgctcgagagggggaggccgatcagggagTGGCCAGGACCATTTCTTTGCCCTCCATGCCAGACTaaatgccattgcttcagatgctgtgattacag atacctctgccattgattctgttccggtggtgcatgatttttcggatgtgtatCCTGCAGACTTGCCTGGCAtgctgcctgacagggatattgacttcggtattgatttg ccaggaggatcatgcccagcatctgaggattgtggtACAGAGAttaagggaggagaagctttaggcaaagttctccaagt gtggtcggatgagtgcgaggagagctttcagaagctcaaggctgcTTTGGCCACGAccccagttctagttctgccatcagcttctggttcgtacacagtgtattgtgatgcctcactgATAGGTATtagatgtgttctgatgcaggaggaaagagtgattgcgtatgctttgcgccagttgaagacccatgagaagaactatcatgtccatgatcttgagttagcagctattgttcatgccttgaatatttggcggcaCTATCTGTACGGGGTTTATTGCGAGATTTAcattgatcatcggagtttgcagcatctgttcaaatag